A genomic window from Brassica oleracea var. oleracea cultivar TO1000 chromosome C8, BOL, whole genome shotgun sequence includes:
- the LOC106309708 gene encoding proliferating cell nuclear antigen translates to MLELRLVQGSLLKKVLESIKDLVNDANFDCSTTGFSLQAMDSSHVALVSLLLRSEGFEHYRCDRNLSMGMNLGNMSKMLKCAGNDDIITIKADDGGDTVTFMFESPKQDKIADFEMKLMDIDSEHLGIPDAEYHSIVRMPSNEFSRICKDLSTIGDTVVISVTKEGVKFSTAGDIGTANIVLRQNTTVDKPEDAIVIEMNEPVSLSFALRYMNSFTKATPLSDTVTISLSSELPVVVEYKVAEMGYIRYYLAPKIEEDEEDKA, encoded by the exons ATGTTGGAGCTACGTCTCGTGCAGGGCTCTCTCCTGAAGAAGGTTCTCGAATCGATCAAGGATCTCGTCAACGACGCCAACTTCGACTGCTCCACCACCGGCTTCTCCCTCCAAGCCATGGACTCCAGCCACGTGGCGCTCGTCTCCCTCCTGCTCAGATCCGAAGGCTTCGAGCACTACCGCTGCGACCGTAACCTTTCCATGGGGATGAATCTCGGAAACATGTCGAAGATGCTCAAATGCGCCGGAAACGACGACATCATCACCATCAAAGCCGATGACGGCGGCGACACCGTCACCTTCATGTTCGAGAGTCCCA AGCAAGACAAGATTGCAGATTTTGAGATGAAGCTGATGGATATAGACAGTGAGCATTTGGGGATACCTGATGCTGAGTATCATTCGATTGTTAGGATGCCGTCTAATGAGTTCTCTAGAATCTGCAAAGATCTCAGTACCATCGGTGACACTG TTGTGATATCTGTGACTAAAGAAGGGGTTAAGTTCTCTACTGCTGGTGACATTGGGACAGCTAACATTGTGTTGAGACAGAACACAACTGTTGACAAG CCGGAAGATGCGATTGTAATAGAGATGAACGAGCCGGTGTCACTCTCGTTTGCCTTGAGGTATATGAATTCCTTCACAAAGGCGACTCCTTTGTCAGACACGGTGACGATCAGCTTATCGTCGGAGCTGCCAGTTGTGGTGGAGTATAAGGTGGCTGAGATGGGTTACATTCGTTACTACTTGGCTCCTAAGATTGAAGAAGATGAAGAAGACAAGGCTTAA